The Nitrospira sp. KM1 genome includes a window with the following:
- the prmC gene encoding peptide chain release factor N(5)-glutamine methyltransferase, which yields MRFETGVDIGKTPRTVGELVACIRQQLFAAGIETAYQEASWLIEHALGLSGLEQTIERHRSLTTQEVKRAEAISARRVSREPLQYILGSQEFCGLQFEVNPTVLIPRPETELLVRESIRRRHQHLRPTMIDVGTGSGCLAVTLARTIPDARIIAIDQSEGAIQTARHNAIRHGVNSKISWMQGDLLSPLKDHGPDDGAAIIVSNPPYVSEAEWETLQPEVRLFEPRVALVAGPLGTELHERLLQDGWRFLAPGGWLIMELGKGQSSILKEKTQCLGPYCSVDVIQDEAGIDRLLLAERGA from the coding sequence ATGAGGTTCGAAACCGGTGTGGACATTGGGAAAACCCCGCGGACGGTCGGAGAGCTGGTCGCGTGCATTCGCCAGCAGCTCTTTGCCGCCGGCATTGAAACGGCCTACCAGGAAGCTTCGTGGTTGATCGAGCATGCACTTGGTTTGTCGGGACTCGAGCAGACCATCGAGCGTCACCGATCGTTGACCACACAGGAGGTGAAGCGCGCGGAGGCTATTTCTGCGCGGCGAGTCTCGCGTGAACCTCTTCAGTATATTTTAGGATCTCAAGAGTTTTGCGGACTACAGTTTGAGGTCAACCCCACCGTGTTGATTCCCCGCCCCGAGACCGAATTGCTGGTGCGGGAAAGTATTCGACGTCGGCACCAGCATCTCCGACCGACCATGATCGATGTGGGCACGGGGTCCGGGTGCCTCGCCGTGACACTCGCTCGCACTATTCCAGATGCACGAATCATCGCAATCGATCAGTCTGAGGGTGCGATTCAGACAGCGCGACACAACGCTATCCGTCATGGAGTGAACTCTAAAATTTCATGGATGCAAGGCGATCTCCTGAGTCCACTGAAGGACCACGGGCCTGATGACGGTGCCGCGATTATTGTATCAAATCCTCCATATGTGTCCGAGGCCGAGTGGGAAACATTGCAGCCGGAAGTCCGACTGTTCGAGCCGAGGGTGGCATTAGTAGCTGGTCCATTGGGTACAGAGTTGCATGAGCGGCTTTTGCAGGATGGGTGGCGATTTCTTGCGCCTGGCGGCTGGCTGATTATGGAATTGGGAAAGGGACAAAGCTCGATTTTGAAGGAAAAAACCCAGTGCCTCGGTCCATATTGTTCGGTCGATGTCATTCAAGACGAGGCAGGAATTGACCGACTTCTCCTCGCGGAACGAGGGGCCTGA
- the murA gene encoding UDP-N-acetylglucosamine 1-carboxyvinyltransferase: MDTIVITGGNVLHGEVRISGAKNSALPILASTILGGEECVINNVPQVVDVVTMGKLLRLLGAQVEHEGNRAVVRAGVIHSTQAPYELVKTMRASVLVLGPLLARWGEATVSLPGGCAIGSRPVNIHLAGLTKLGAEVSVEHGYIRARSRRLKGALIYCDVPTVTGTENLMMAACLAQGTTTIENAAKEPEIVDLADFLTKRGAKIAGAGSDIITIEGVRELRGSDHEVIPDRIEAGTYLVAGAMTKGAVVVNGCRPDHLEPVLAKLLETGVTIKVEKEAVHLDASKINRLKAVDVRTLPSPGFPTDMQAQMAALMAVAEGTSVITETVFESRFMHVEELRRMGANIRVEGNRLVITGCERLTGAPVMASDLRASAGLILAGLCADGVTEVLRVYHLDRGYERLEEKLQTLGAAIERRKA, translated from the coding sequence GTGGATACAATCGTCATCACCGGGGGGAATGTCCTGCACGGAGAGGTCCGGATCAGCGGGGCAAAAAATTCGGCCCTGCCGATTCTGGCTTCCACCATTCTGGGGGGCGAGGAATGCGTTATCAATAACGTCCCTCAAGTCGTGGATGTCGTCACCATGGGGAAATTGCTGCGTCTTCTCGGCGCCCAGGTTGAGCATGAGGGGAACCGGGCGGTCGTCAGGGCCGGTGTGATCCATTCGACCCAGGCGCCGTATGAACTCGTGAAGACCATGCGTGCGTCGGTGTTGGTTCTCGGTCCGCTCCTTGCCCGCTGGGGTGAGGCCACAGTCTCACTGCCCGGTGGATGCGCCATCGGTTCCCGCCCGGTCAATATTCATCTCGCCGGTCTGACCAAACTCGGAGCAGAGGTGTCTGTCGAGCACGGATACATTCGGGCAAGATCAAGGCGCCTAAAAGGCGCCTTGATCTACTGCGATGTTCCTACGGTAACCGGTACGGAAAATCTGATGATGGCCGCATGTCTCGCGCAGGGAACCACCACGATTGAGAATGCTGCCAAGGAGCCGGAAATTGTCGACTTGGCCGATTTTCTCACCAAGCGCGGAGCCAAAATCGCCGGTGCTGGGTCCGACATCATCACGATCGAAGGGGTCCGTGAGCTTCGCGGTAGTGATCACGAGGTGATCCCCGACAGAATCGAGGCAGGAACCTATCTAGTCGCTGGAGCCATGACTAAAGGGGCGGTTGTCGTCAACGGATGCCGCCCGGACCATTTGGAGCCTGTTCTGGCGAAACTTCTGGAGACGGGCGTCACGATCAAGGTCGAAAAGGAAGCCGTGCATTTAGATGCTTCCAAAATAAACCGTTTGAAAGCGGTGGATGTGCGAACCTTGCCCTCGCCCGGTTTCCCCACCGACATGCAGGCACAAATGGCTGCACTGATGGCTGTCGCCGAGGGAACAAGCGTGATCACGGAAACCGTCTTTGAGAGCCGGTTTATGCATGTAGAGGAATTGAGAAGGATGGGAGCAAACATCCGTGTCGAAGGGAACCGGTTGGTCATCACCGGCTGTGAACGGTTGACGGGAGCCCCTGTGATGGCCTCGGATCTCCGGGCCAGCGCGGGATTGATTCTGGCCGGACTCTGTGCTGATGGGGTGACGGAGGTGTTGCGGGTGTATCATCTCGACCGAGGCTATGAACGTCTCGAAGAAAAATTGCAGACCTTGGGGGCCGCAATTGAAAGACGGAAGGCATAG